The stretch of DNA TCTATTTGTAGTTGATAACCCGTTAAAGGAAGTTTAGCTAAATCCGACTTTAGTTGCTCCCAATCTAAACCAGCATCCACTAAAGCCCCCAATGTCATATCTCCACTTATCCCGGCAAAACAGTGAAAGTAGGCGATTTTCATGCTCCAGCCTCCCCTATTCTATTGATTAAACTAGCCTGATACCCTGCACCGAAACCATTATCGATATTGACCACACTCACACCACTTGCACAGCTATTCAACATTGCAAGCAAAGCGGCTAACCCGCCGAAACTAGCACCATAACCAACACTGGTGGGCACGGCAATCACCGGTTTGTCGACTAACCCTCCAACCACACTGGCGAGGGCTCCTTCCATTCCAGCAACCACGATTAAAACCCGTGCGGCCAAAAGCTTATCCTTTTGGCTTAATAAACGATGAATACCCGCTACACCGGTGTCATAAAGGCGTTCCACCCGGTTGCCCATCACTTCGGCAGTAATAGCCGCTTCTTCGGCTACAGGAAGATCTGAGGTCCCAGCACTGATCACTAAGATATGTCCCCGTTTTGCCTGCTCACCCCGTCGTATCACAATTAAGCGAGCTAAATCATAATACTCAACGTTAGAAATTCGTGCAGCAACCGCTTCATAAACATCATGATTAGCCCTAGTTGCTAGAATGTTAGTTTCTGCCCCTTCGG from Desulfosporosinus sp. Sb-LF encodes:
- the larB gene encoding nickel pincer cofactor biosynthesis protein LarB, with the translated sequence MNEKSLRDLLIGIKNNEISIDSGLDKLKDLPFEDLGFAKIDHHRQLRQGFPEVIYSAGKTTEQIVTIAERLAEGAETNILATRANHDVYEAVAARISNVEYYDLARLIVIRRGEQAKRGHILVISAGTSDLPVAEEAAITAEVMGNRVERLYDTGVAGIHRLLSQKDKLLAARVLIVVAGMEGALASVVGGLVDKPVIAVPTSVGYGASFGGLAALLAMLNSCASGVSVVNIDNGFGAGYQASLINRIGEAGA